Proteins from one Bacteroides mediterraneensis genomic window:
- a CDS encoding alkaline phosphatase, which translates to MKKLSIVVMFILLAFCQINAQQAKYVFYFIGDGMGVNQVQGTELYLGELEGKIGITPLQFTQFPYTTVATTFSATNGVTDSAAAGTALATGSKTKNGAIGVLKDLQTPVYSVATWAKDYGCRVGVATSVSVDHATPAAFYAHAAGRGSYYDIGKDLYTTGFDFYAGSDFLQPEDKHNPQAENLYSMAPQYGYAIARGYKDYLKKSKKADKMILFQSEASSKKDRSSIPYAIDRGKGDLTLQEITRSAINFLSKDLSKGFFLMVEGGKIDWACHSNDAATVFHEIIDFDNAIKVAYEFYSQHPDETLIVVTADHETGGFVLGKGPYELNLQVLKNQKVSESGFTKIINQLRAKTDNNVSWEAVQQALKDNFGFWDKVKLTEKQEARLKAVYEQSLKNQQMKMEKSEYAQDEPIAAEAKRIIDEIALTGWTSGGHSAGYVPVFAIGVGAEKFQNRIDNTEIPVKIAEAAGYTRK; encoded by the coding sequence ATGAAGAAATTATCAATCGTCGTTATGTTCATCCTGTTGGCCTTCTGTCAAATCAATGCACAACAGGCCAAATATGTATTCTACTTCATCGGGGATGGAATGGGAGTCAATCAAGTACAAGGTACCGAACTGTATCTTGGCGAATTAGAAGGGAAAATCGGAATTACTCCTTTGCAATTCACCCAGTTCCCTTACACTACTGTAGCCACCACTTTTTCGGCCACAAACGGAGTGACAGATTCTGCCGCAGCAGGAACCGCCTTGGCTACCGGCAGCAAGACTAAGAATGGGGCAATTGGAGTATTGAAAGATTTACAAACACCCGTGTACAGTGTAGCTACATGGGCCAAGGATTACGGATGCCGGGTAGGAGTAGCCACCAGCGTAAGTGTAGACCATGCCACTCCCGCAGCCTTTTATGCACATGCAGCCGGCAGAGGAAGTTATTATGACATAGGAAAAGACTTGTACACCACAGGATTTGACTTTTATGCAGGATCAGACTTCCTACAGCCGGAAGACAAACACAACCCTCAAGCCGAGAACCTTTACTCAATGGCTCCCCAATATGGCTATGCCATTGCCAGAGGATATAAAGACTATCTCAAGAAAAGCAAGAAGGCTGATAAAATGATTCTCTTCCAGTCAGAGGCTTCTTCCAAGAAGGACCGAAGCTCTATTCCTTATGCGATTGACCGGGGAAAAGGAGACTTGACCTTACAGGAGATTACCCGCTCAGCCATCAATTTCCTTTCTAAAGACTTATCTAAAGGATTCTTCCTGATGGTAGAAGGAGGAAAAATAGACTGGGCCTGCCACAGCAACGATGCGGCAACCGTCTTCCATGAAATTATAGATTTTGACAACGCCATAAAAGTGGCCTATGAATTTTATTCACAACATCCGGACGAAACACTGATAGTTGTCACTGCCGACCACGAAACAGGAGGTTTCGTATTAGGGAAAGGTCCGTACGAACTGAACCTGCAGGTACTCAAGAACCAAAAAGTAAGTGAAAGCGGATTTACCAAAATCATCAACCAGCTCCGTGCCAAGACTGACAATAACGTATCTTGGGAAGCTGTACAGCAAGCCTTAAAGGACAATTTCGGTTTTTGGGACAAAGTAAAATTAACCGAAAAGCAGGAAGCGCGCTTAAAAGCCGTCTACGAACAGAGCCTCAAGAACCAACAGATGAAGATGGAAAAGAGCGAATATGCACAAGATGAGCCTATTGCCGCAGAAGCCAAACGAATCATCGATGAAATTGCCTTGACCGGATGGACCAGTGGAGGGCATTCTGCGGGCTACGTACCTGTATTTGCCATCGGCGTGGGAGCAGAAAAGTTCCAAAACCGTATCGACAATACGGAAATTCCGGTAAAAATTGCAGAAGCAGCCGGCTACACGCGAAAATAA
- the xpt gene encoding xanthine phosphoribosyltransferase, which translates to MKALKERIIRDGKCFEGGILKVDNFINHQMDPILMKSMAVEFVRRFASTKINKVMTIEASGIAPAIMVGYLLELPVVFAKKKKPSTMENMLTTTVYSFTKDRTYDVCVSKDYLCPGDKVLFIDDFLANGNAAKGIIDLVQKAGAELVGMGFLIEKSFQHGGDYLRAQGIHVESLAIIESLDNCQIKIKE; encoded by the coding sequence ATGAAAGCACTGAAGGAACGCATCATTCGCGATGGAAAATGCTTTGAAGGAGGGATTCTCAAAGTGGATAATTTTATCAATCATCAGATGGACCCGATTCTGATGAAGTCGATGGCAGTAGAGTTCGTACGGAGATTTGCCAGTACAAAAATCAACAAAGTGATGACCATTGAGGCCAGCGGAATTGCTCCTGCCATCATGGTGGGCTACTTACTGGAACTTCCGGTGGTTTTTGCCAAAAAGAAAAAACCGAGTACAATGGAGAACATGCTGACTACCACGGTGTATTCTTTTACGAAAGACCGTACGTATGATGTGTGTGTAAGCAAAGACTATTTGTGTCCGGGTGACAAAGTGCTGTTCATTGATGATTTCCTGGCAAATGGGAATGCGGCAAAAGGAATCATCGACTTGGTACAGAAGGCTGGAGCCGAATTGGTAGGTATGGGATTTTTGATAGAGAAGTCATTTCAGCATGGGGGAGATTATCTTCGCGCACAAGGCATTCATGTAGAATCGCTGGCAATCATAGAAAGTTTGGATAATTGTCAAATTAAAATAAAAGAGTAA
- a CDS encoding VanZ family protein — protein sequence MVSCLIRKTPNVTQTYCRTGGSKNRSQLTSKICSFIFVLHKSFYYNYTSNRKQKYKKYRIFARKFKVLRKMQFLRHYPFSILTTLVIWYLSFFTPPQTPLEEITNFDKLVHLCMYGGLSSVLWIEYLIHHAIIKKWKLAIECILFPILMSGCIEILQAYCTDNRSGDWIDFAANSVGVLLASLAGHFIYRPFIRKRFHNPQSE from the coding sequence ATGGTTTCCTGTCTCATAAGGAAAACGCCAAATGTTACCCAAACCTACTGCAGAACCGGCGGCAGCAAGAATCGCTCCCAACTTACTTCCAAAATTTGCTCGTTCATTTTTGTGCTGCATAAATCATTTTATTATAATTACACTTCAAACAGAAAACAAAAGTATAAAAAATATCGTATTTTTGCACGAAAATTTAAAGTTTTACGCAAAATGCAATTTTTAAGACATTACCCATTTTCTATTCTGACGACGTTGGTGATTTGGTACCTATCCTTTTTTACCCCTCCTCAGACCCCACTGGAAGAGATTACAAATTTCGACAAACTTGTTCACCTCTGTATGTATGGAGGACTCAGTTCCGTGTTATGGATAGAATACCTGATTCATCATGCAATCATCAAAAAGTGGAAGCTGGCCATCGAATGCATCCTGTTTCCCATCCTGATGAGCGGATGCATCGAAATCCTGCAAGCCTATTGCACCGACAATCGGAGCGGAGACTGGATAGACTTTGCCGCCAACAGTGTGGGAGTATTACTGGCTTCTCTAGCCGGCCATTTTATCTATCGTCCCTTTATCAGAAAAAGATTCCATAACCCACAGTCAGAATAA
- a CDS encoding RNA polymerase sigma factor — MKTATFAQNLLSMQTELLHFAYKLTADREEANDLLQETSLKALDNEEKYVAETNFKGWIYTIMRNIFINNYRKTLRDQTYVDNTDNQFFLNLGVDIEDDSMQGSYDLKEMRRIVNALPKEYRVPFAMYVSGFKYREIADKLNLPLGTVKSRIYFTRQRLQEDLKDFR; from the coding sequence ATGAAAACGGCAACTTTTGCTCAGAATCTGCTGAGCATGCAGACAGAACTACTTCATTTCGCTTATAAACTGACGGCTGACCGTGAAGAAGCGAATGACCTTCTCCAGGAGACTTCATTGAAGGCTCTGGACAATGAGGAAAAGTATGTAGCTGAAACGAACTTCAAGGGATGGATTTATACCATCATGCGTAATATATTCATTAATAATTACCGCAAAACCTTGCGCGACCAGACGTATGTGGATAATACCGACAACCAGTTTTTCTTGAATCTGGGAGTGGATATTGAAGATGATTCCATGCAGGGTTCGTATGACCTGAAAGAGATGCGCCGCATCGTAAATGCATTGCCTAAAGAATATCGTGTACCTTTTGCGATGTATGTGTCGGGATTCAAGTATCGTGAAATCGCGGATAAACTGAATCTTCCTTTGGGTACCGTGAAGAGTCGGATTTATTTCACCCGGCAGAGGTTGCAGGAAGATTTGAAAGATTTCCGTTGA
- a CDS encoding sodium-dependent transporter: MQHKNERANFGSKLGAILAAAGSAVGLGNIWRFPYETGNHGGAAFILIYLGCVIVFGLPIMIAEFTIGRRAKACTGGAYETLAPGSHWKWVGYAGVLTGFLILGYYSVVAGWTLEYVWQAATLGLSDKTSGEYVTMFQDFSQQPFRPLLWLFLFMFATHFVIVKGVKEGIEKSSKIMMPILFILVILLAVCSVMLPGAEKGVKFLLHPDFSKVTPDVFLGAMGQAFFSLSLGMGCLSTYASYFGKDTRLGHTALSVGIIDTCVAVLAGLIIFPAAFSVGIQPDAGPSLIFITLPNVFQQAFANVPWLAYVCSIAFYVLLALAALTSTISLHEVSTAFLHEKFHFTRGRAACIVTAGCLVIGVISSLALGVWSSVKVGGLNMFDALDYLTAKIMLPVCGMFAAIFVGWVLDKKIVKGEVTNYGSLKAPYYPVYLLVLRFVAPVGILAIFMNELGLLNW, from the coding sequence ATGCAGCACAAAAATGAACGAGCAAATTTTGGAAGTAAGTTGGGAGCGATTCTTGCTGCCGCCGGTTCTGCAGTAGGTTTGGGTAACATTTGGCGTTTTCCTTATGAGACAGGAAACCATGGCGGAGCTGCGTTTATACTGATATATTTGGGATGCGTGATTGTATTTGGACTTCCCATTATGATTGCAGAGTTTACCATCGGACGTCGTGCGAAAGCATGTACGGGAGGGGCTTATGAGACCTTGGCTCCGGGTTCGCACTGGAAATGGGTCGGATATGCCGGAGTTTTGACCGGTTTCCTGATTTTAGGTTATTATTCCGTGGTGGCCGGATGGACTCTGGAATATGTTTGGCAGGCGGCGACTTTGGGCTTGTCGGACAAGACTTCCGGAGAATACGTGACGATGTTTCAGGATTTTTCGCAGCAGCCTTTCCGTCCGCTGCTTTGGTTGTTCCTGTTTATGTTTGCCACGCATTTCGTCATAGTGAAAGGAGTGAAGGAAGGGATAGAGAAATCGTCCAAAATCATGATGCCGATTTTGTTTATTCTGGTAATTCTGCTGGCTGTTTGCTCTGTGATGTTACCGGGGGCAGAGAAAGGAGTGAAGTTCCTTTTGCATCCGGACTTTAGCAAGGTGACTCCGGACGTCTTTCTAGGAGCTATGGGACAGGCCTTTTTCTCTCTCAGTTTGGGCATGGGGTGCTTGTCGACATACGCCTCTTATTTTGGAAAGGATACCCGCTTGGGGCATACGGCGTTGAGCGTGGGAATCATTGATACCTGTGTGGCAGTATTGGCTGGATTGATTATTTTTCCGGCAGCCTTCTCTGTCGGTATTCAACCGGATGCAGGCCCTTCATTGATATTCATTACGTTGCCCAACGTATTCCAGCAGGCCTTTGCCAATGTGCCGTGGCTGGCTTATGTATGTTCGATTGCCTTTTATGTGCTGTTGGCACTGGCTGCCTTGACTTCTACCATCTCCTTGCATGAGGTATCGACAGCCTTTTTGCACGAGAAGTTCCATTTCACGCGGGGACGTGCCGCTTGTATTGTGACAGCAGGCTGTTTGGTTATCGGAGTTATTTCTTCGCTGGCATTGGGCGTGTGGAGCAGCGTCAAGGTTGGCGGCTTGAACATGTTTGATGCGTTGGATTACCTGACAGCCAAGATTATGCTTCCGGTTTGCGGCATGTTTGCGGCAATCTTTGTAGGATGGGTACTGGATAAGAAAATCGTAAAAGGTGAAGTGACGAATTATGGCAGTTTGAAAGCCCCTTATTATCCTGTCTATCTGCTGGTTCTGCGGTTTGTGGCACCGGTTGGCATTCTGGCTATTTTTATGAATGAATTGGGCTTATTGAACTGGTAA
- a CDS encoding nucleobase:cation symporter-2 family protein gives MEKEQQTAQSAGLIYGLNDRPPLKDTIFAALQHLLAIFVAIITPPLIIAGALKLDLETTGFLVSMALFASGISTFIQCRRVGPIGCGLLCIQGTSFSFIGPIISAGLTGGLSSIFGACIVASSVEMLISRVLKYTRRIITPLVSGIVVTLIGMSLIKVGISACGGGAAAQADGSFGAFQHIGLAALVLVLIIFFNRSSNRYLRMSSIVIGLVVGYVLAWALGMVDFSAVQSYGGFNIPIPFRYGVSFDISAIIGLALVYLITAIEAYGDITANSLISGEPVEGETFVKRASGGILADGFNSMLAGFFNSFPNSIFAQNNGMIQLTGVASRYVGYFIAGFLILLGLFPAVGLVFSLMPEPVLGGATLLMFGTVAAAGIRIISSQKIDRKATLVMALSFSFGLSVELVPDILCQLPETVRNIFSSGITTGGLTAILANLLIQIKE, from the coding sequence ATGGAAAAAGAACAACAAACAGCCCAGAGTGCCGGGCTTATCTACGGTTTGAACGACCGTCCTCCTTTGAAAGATACTATTTTTGCGGCTTTACAGCATCTGCTGGCCATATTTGTAGCCATCATTACTCCTCCGCTGATTATTGCCGGAGCGTTGAAGCTGGATTTGGAAACGACAGGTTTTTTGGTTTCCATGGCGCTTTTTGCTTCCGGAATTTCTACCTTCATCCAATGCCGTCGTGTGGGGCCAATTGGCTGTGGACTGTTGTGTATCCAGGGAACGAGTTTCTCTTTTATCGGCCCGATTATATCAGCGGGACTGACGGGAGGATTGAGTAGCATATTTGGCGCATGTATCGTGGCTTCATCGGTAGAAATGCTGATAAGCCGGGTGTTGAAGTATACGCGGCGCATCATTACTCCTTTGGTATCCGGTATTGTGGTCACTTTAATCGGTATGAGTTTGATTAAGGTCGGTATTTCCGCCTGTGGAGGAGGAGCCGCCGCACAGGCAGACGGTTCGTTTGGAGCTTTTCAGCATATCGGACTGGCCGCATTGGTACTGGTACTGATTATTTTCTTTAACCGTAGTTCCAACCGCTATCTGCGGATGAGTTCGATTGTGATAGGCTTGGTCGTAGGATATGTCTTGGCCTGGGCTTTGGGGATGGTCGACTTCTCAGCTGTACAGAGCTATGGCGGATTCAATATTCCGATACCTTTCCGTTATGGGGTGTCGTTTGATATTTCTGCCATTATCGGATTGGCATTGGTTTACCTGATTACTGCCATTGAAGCATACGGAGACATTACTGCCAACTCTTTGATCTCGGGTGAGCCGGTGGAAGGAGAAACTTTTGTCAAGCGGGCTTCCGGAGGTATTCTGGCAGATGGATTTAATTCTATGTTGGCCGGTTTCTTCAATTCTTTCCCTAATTCCATTTTTGCTCAGAACAATGGTATGATTCAGCTGACAGGAGTAGCCAGCCGTTATGTGGGTTACTTTATTGCCGGTTTCCTGATATTATTGGGGCTTTTTCCGGCTGTGGGGTTGGTGTTCTCGTTGATGCCGGAGCCTGTATTGGGAGGAGCCACACTGTTGATGTTCGGTACGGTGGCTGCGGCTGGTATCCGTATCATTTCTTCACAAAAGATTGACCGTAAAGCCACGTTGGTGATGGCTTTGAGCTTTTCTTTTGGCTTGAGCGTGGAGCTTGTGCCAGATATCTTATGTCAGCTTCCGGAAACGGTGCGAAACATTTTCTCTTCCGGAATTACCACTGGGGGATTGACTGCCATTCTGGCCAACCTGTTGATTCAGATAAAGGAATAA
- a CDS encoding DUF3332 domain-containing protein gives MRKLKLYAACLILGSSIICSSCIGSFGLWSNLKDWNNNIGNKFVNEIVFLAFHIVPVYEVAYLADILVLNSIEFWSGSNPLAENVGTVKTVKGENGEYLVRTNEDGYTITKKGEEDKPLNLVYNKEKNTWNASAEGQTFELITMNEDGTITFKQEDGTPMTVSPDLQGMISARQANSQSLFVAR, from the coding sequence ATGAGAAAATTAAAACTTTACGCAGCATGCCTGATTCTGGGCAGCAGCATTATATGCTCTTCATGTATAGGCTCCTTTGGATTATGGAGCAATTTAAAAGACTGGAACAATAACATCGGCAACAAGTTCGTCAATGAAATCGTATTTTTGGCATTCCACATCGTACCGGTCTATGAAGTTGCCTATCTGGCCGACATTCTCGTATTGAACTCCATTGAATTCTGGTCAGGCTCAAATCCTTTGGCAGAAAATGTGGGAACCGTAAAAACAGTGAAAGGTGAAAACGGAGAATACCTCGTACGCACAAATGAAGACGGATACACTATCACTAAAAAGGGAGAAGAGGACAAACCACTGAACCTGGTTTACAACAAGGAAAAGAACACATGGAATGCCTCTGCCGAAGGCCAGACCTTCGAACTCATTACCATGAACGAAGACGGAACCATCACTTTCAAACAAGAGGACGGAACACCAATGACCGTTTCTCCAGACTTACAGGGAATGATTTCGGCACGTCAGGCTAACAGCCAGTCATTGTTTGTGGCACGATAA
- a CDS encoding fimbrillin family protein — translation MEKEKFVGACLVLSMLASCQQKESLQHLSEEPVLHLKASVYAPEKASRTITDESGGTVFSEKDELGFFMPEENEPVKWTLTGSQWEAESTLVWKDKVSSFSFCAYYPYSEEATTRTSVPMPDLSQQSGTLSGIGDFDFLVARCQKSYGETENGTVSFTGPASFQHVYSLISIKIKNALPAGEVLLKRVSFQGDNLFGCSTYHFGELEEEDGVSYVDASKADVLTFNFEEPVSVTEASGYTLYFLCNPSDLVEDTEFSILYQRDGLSYTASTNKLGKQFSAGKFYQFTLKLTKEELVLEGGEVVDWISEELPEITMDENQE, via the coding sequence ATGGAAAAAGAAAAATTTGTAGGGGCATGCCTGGTGCTGTCCATGTTGGCTTCTTGTCAGCAAAAAGAGTCTTTGCAACATCTGAGTGAAGAACCGGTTCTTCATTTGAAGGCTTCTGTCTATGCGCCTGAGAAAGCATCTAGGACTATTACAGACGAATCGGGAGGTACTGTTTTTTCGGAAAAGGATGAACTGGGATTTTTTATGCCGGAAGAGAATGAGCCTGTAAAATGGACATTGACAGGAAGTCAATGGGAAGCAGAGTCGACTTTGGTATGGAAAGACAAGGTGAGCAGTTTTTCGTTCTGTGCATATTATCCCTATTCGGAGGAAGCGACAACGCGAACCAGTGTGCCTATGCCTGATTTGAGTCAGCAGTCTGGAACGCTTTCCGGAATAGGGGATTTTGATTTTCTGGTAGCCCGCTGTCAGAAAAGTTATGGGGAGACAGAGAATGGAACGGTTTCTTTTACCGGGCCAGCTTCCTTCCAGCATGTATACAGCCTCATTTCTATAAAAATTAAAAATGCCCTGCCCGCAGGGGAAGTCTTGTTGAAACGGGTCAGTTTTCAAGGTGATAATTTGTTTGGATGCAGTACTTATCATTTTGGAGAGTTGGAAGAAGAGGATGGCGTTTCTTATGTGGATGCCTCCAAGGCAGATGTACTGACTTTCAATTTTGAAGAACCTGTATCTGTGACGGAAGCATCCGGATATACGTTGTATTTTTTATGCAATCCGTCAGATTTGGTTGAAGATACTGAATTTTCTATTCTTTATCAGCGTGACGGCCTTTCATATACGGCGTCTACCAATAAATTGGGAAAGCAATTTTCTGCGGGCAAGTTTTACCAGTTTACACTTAAACTGACCAAGGAAGAGTTGGTGTTGGAAGGCGGTGAAGTGGTTGACTGGATTTCGGAAGAGCTTCCCGAGATTACTATGGATGAGAACCAGGAATAG
- a CDS encoding helix-hairpin-helix domain-containing protein: MWKDFFYYSRSERRVILLLLGLLVVLATFWAVCRITEPPGQTYQEDSAEIDSFLASVKQRELDYTKRRYTKVRGKEQPEAVLAVFDPNTADSLQLRKLGLPSFVVRNILRYREKGGQFRTPEAFSKIYGLEEKQYLLLRPYIRIQEVDDRSGFPQAQEEKAFPASVQRIEKYPEGTLVSLNEADTAELKRVPGIGSGIARMIVAYRNRLGGFTHVEQLQEIPHVDTCLNKWFVAKGVPFRKIRVNKDGLDKLRNHPYMDFYKAKAILEYRRKRGHIKGLSRLSLFEEFSEKDLQRLSPYLSFE, encoded by the coding sequence ATGTGGAAAGATTTCTTCTATTACTCGCGGTCGGAGCGGAGGGTTATTCTGCTGTTGTTAGGCCTTTTGGTGGTTTTAGCCACCTTTTGGGCTGTATGCCGGATTACGGAGCCACCGGGACAGACCTATCAGGAGGACAGTGCGGAAATAGATTCTTTTTTGGCTTCTGTGAAGCAGCGTGAGTTAGACTATACGAAGCGGAGATATACGAAGGTGAGAGGCAAGGAACAACCGGAGGCGGTTCTTGCTGTTTTTGATCCCAATACAGCTGATTCTTTACAGCTGCGTAAGCTGGGACTGCCATCTTTTGTGGTTCGGAACATTCTTCGTTACCGGGAAAAAGGAGGGCAATTTCGTACGCCGGAAGCGTTTTCCAAAATCTATGGGCTGGAAGAAAAACAGTATCTTTTGTTGAGGCCTTATATCCGGATTCAGGAAGTGGACGACAGAAGTGGATTTCCGCAGGCTCAGGAGGAAAAGGCCTTTCCTGCGTCGGTGCAACGGATAGAAAAGTATCCTGAAGGGACGCTGGTCTCATTGAATGAGGCCGATACGGCTGAGCTGAAGCGTGTTCCGGGAATTGGAAGTGGAATTGCGAGGATGATTGTGGCTTACCGGAACCGTTTGGGAGGTTTCACGCATGTGGAGCAGCTGCAGGAGATTCCCCATGTGGATACTTGTCTGAATAAATGGTTTGTGGCGAAAGGTGTCCCGTTTCGGAAAATCAGGGTGAATAAGGATGGGTTGGATAAGTTGCGCAATCACCCTTATATGGACTTCTACAAGGCGAAAGCCATTTTGGAATACCGCCGTAAGCGAGGACATATAAAAGGTCTTTCCCGGCTCTCTCTGTTTGAAGAGTTTTCCGAAAAAGACCTTCAGCGTTTGTCACCTTATTTGTCTTTCGAGTGA
- a CDS encoding Hsp20/alpha crystallin family protein: MMPTRKNYNQNWLPSIFNDFFDNDWMVKANSTAPAINVIESEKEYKVELAAPGMTKDDFHVQLADDNTLTISMEKKSENKEENDKKYLRREFSYSKFEQSMIIPDDVEKEKINAAVNDGVLTIDLPKKTNEEKVQARKVIEIK; this comes from the coding sequence ATGATGCCGACTAGAAAAAATTACAATCAGAACTGGTTACCAAGTATCTTTAATGATTTCTTTGATAACGATTGGATGGTAAAGGCTAACTCTACAGCTCCTGCAATCAATGTAATTGAAAGCGAAAAAGAGTATAAAGTGGAATTGGCAGCTCCCGGCATGACGAAGGATGACTTTCACGTTCAACTGGCTGATGACAATACGCTTACCATTTCAATGGAAAAGAAGAGCGAAAACAAGGAGGAGAACGACAAGAAGTACTTGCGCCGCGAATTCTCTTACAGCAAATTCGAACAATCCATGATTATCCCTGATGACGTGGAGAAAGAGAAAATCAATGCTGCTGTCAATGACGGTGTATTGACCATCGATTTGCCGAAAAAGACAAATGAAGAAAAAGTTCAGGCTCGTAAGGTTATTGAAATCAAATAA
- the prfB gene encoding peptide chain release factor 2, which yields MITIEQLKDIKERTEALHRYLDIDGKKIQVEEEQLRTQAPGFWDDQKAAEAQMKKVKALQQWITGYQEVKTLADELQLSFDFYKDELVTEEEVDEAYAKALSAVEALELKNMLRSEADQMDCVLKINSGAGGTESQDWASMLMRMYMRWAESNGYKLSVANLQEGDEAGIKTVTMNIEGAYAYGYLKGENGVHRLVRVSPYNAQGKRMTSFASVFVTPLVDDSIEVTVEPARLSWDTFRSGGAGGQNVNKVESGVRLRYQYKDPYTGEEEEILIENTETRDQPKNKENAMRQLRSILYDKELKHRMEEQAKVEAGKKKIEWGSQIRSYVFDDRRVKDHRTNYQTSDVNGVMDGKIDGFIKAYLMEFSDSEN from the coding sequence ATGATTACCATAGAGCAACTGAAAGACATAAAGGAACGTACGGAAGCCTTACACCGTTATTTGGATATAGACGGGAAGAAGATACAGGTGGAAGAAGAACAGCTTCGTACACAGGCACCCGGTTTCTGGGATGACCAGAAGGCTGCCGAAGCGCAGATGAAGAAAGTGAAGGCTTTGCAGCAGTGGATTACCGGTTATCAGGAGGTGAAGACGCTGGCAGATGAATTGCAGCTGTCTTTCGATTTTTATAAAGATGAACTGGTGACGGAAGAAGAAGTGGATGAGGCTTATGCAAAGGCACTCTCGGCTGTGGAAGCACTGGAGCTGAAGAATATGCTTCGCTCGGAGGCCGACCAGATGGACTGCGTGCTGAAAATCAATTCAGGTGCCGGAGGTACGGAGAGTCAGGACTGGGCTTCCATGCTGATGCGTATGTATATGCGTTGGGCGGAAAGCAACGGATATAAACTGTCGGTGGCCAATCTTCAGGAAGGGGATGAAGCCGGTATCAAGACGGTGACGATGAACATTGAGGGGGCCTACGCGTATGGCTATCTGAAAGGAGAGAACGGTGTACACCGTCTGGTTCGTGTGTCGCCTTATAATGCACAAGGTAAACGAATGACTTCGTTTGCTTCCGTATTTGTGACTCCGTTGGTTGATGACTCGATTGAAGTGACGGTAGAACCGGCCCGTTTGTCATGGGATACGTTCCGAAGCGGGGGTGCCGGTGGACAGAATGTCAACAAGGTAGAATCGGGTGTCCGCTTGCGTTACCAGTACAAAGACCCTTATACTGGTGAGGAAGAAGAAATCCTGATTGAAAATACCGAAACCCGTGACCAGCCGAAGAATAAGGAAAATGCCATGCGTCAGTTGCGTTCTATCTTGTATGACAAGGAACTGAAACATCGTATGGAGGAACAGGCTAAGGTAGAAGCCGGAAAGAAGAAGATTGAATGGGGTTCTCAGATACGAAGCTACGTGTTTGATGACCGTCGTGTGAAAGACCACCGTACCAATTACCAGACTTCCGATGTGAACGGAGTGATGGATGGAAAGATTGATGGTTTCATCAAAGCTTATCTGATGGAGTTCTCAGATAGCGAAAACTGA
- a CDS encoding CYTH domain-containing protein, with translation MSQEIERKFLVCDDSYKSMAYGKKRIKQGYICSERGRTVRVRIQNEEGYLTIKGPSDAAGMSRYEWEHALSLQEAEELMKLCEPGMIDKTRYLVRCGTHVFEVDEFYGDNQGLVVAEIELGSEDEAFDRPPFLGEEVTGQVKYYNSFLMKSPYRKWAENLPENCQGKG, from the coding sequence ATGTCACAGGAAATAGAACGGAAATTTTTGGTGTGCGATGATTCCTATAAATCGATGGCTTATGGGAAAAAACGTATCAAGCAGGGGTATATCTGCAGTGAAAGAGGACGAACAGTGCGGGTGCGCATTCAGAATGAAGAGGGGTACTTGACCATTAAAGGCCCCTCAGATGCGGCAGGTATGAGTCGGTATGAGTGGGAACATGCACTCTCCCTGCAGGAGGCAGAAGAACTGATGAAACTGTGTGAGCCGGGAATGATTGACAAGACCCGTTATCTGGTGCGATGTGGCACACATGTGTTCGAGGTGGATGAGTTTTATGGCGACAATCAGGGACTGGTTGTGGCAGAAATCGAGCTGGGTAGTGAGGATGAGGCTTTTGACCGGCCTCCGTTCTTAGGGGAGGAAGTGACCGGACAAGTGAAGTATTATAATTCATTCTTGATGAAGTCTCCCTATCGGAAATGGGCTGAAAACCTTCCTGAAAACTGTCAGGGAAAGGGGTAA